The Sporomusa termitida genome has a window encoding:
- a CDS encoding S-layer homology domain-containing protein — protein MKQQTALALAAVFALSVAGTALAAPANPFVDVPAKHWAYDSVSKLAQAGIISGYGDGTYRGDRTLTRYEMATIVGKALANSEKADAEIQKELDALQAEFADELYTLGVRVDEIEKKVDNTKLTGVIRARFDDNDILGTKTQDAKLRTRIMVTGKISDDWTYNARLQNVQNLKSGGNDDSTVLNIANVTGKVGDATVTVGRYSVLPAYGIVIDDQVDGGMVSFGNKLKVDLAAYKFGTVATADLKSEDTIYMANLGYALNDKANVRGAYFHNDDGAQRDIFEVGLDYKLVNNLVVSGAYAKEDVDKNDSYFVKLAYKGAAKNAAGSYGVYGMYREVNPNTYFAPTFDQDFAGKNGDGKGYEVGFTYTPMKNALLTTTYTDLDGLTDKNENSKYYRAQVEFYF, from the coding sequence ATGAAACAACAAACAGCCCTGGCTCTGGCGGCCGTATTCGCCCTGAGCGTGGCCGGAACCGCCCTGGCGGCGCCGGCTAATCCCTTTGTGGATGTTCCGGCAAAACACTGGGCCTATGACTCTGTAAGCAAGCTGGCTCAAGCCGGCATCATTTCCGGTTATGGCGACGGCACCTACAGAGGGGACAGAACCCTTACCCGTTATGAAATGGCCACTATTGTCGGCAAAGCCCTCGCTAACAGCGAAAAGGCCGATGCGGAAATCCAAAAAGAACTGGATGCCCTGCAGGCTGAGTTTGCCGACGAACTGTATACCCTGGGTGTCCGGGTGGATGAGATCGAGAAAAAAGTTGATAATACCAAACTTACCGGTGTTATCCGCGCCCGTTTTGACGATAATGATATTTTAGGTACGAAGACTCAGGATGCCAAACTGCGTACGCGGATCATGGTAACCGGCAAAATAAGTGATGACTGGACTTATAACGCCCGCCTCCAGAATGTTCAGAACCTGAAATCAGGCGGCAATGATGATAGTACAGTCCTAAACATTGCCAACGTAACCGGCAAAGTCGGGGATGCCACGGTAACTGTGGGCCGTTACAGCGTTCTGCCTGCCTATGGTATTGTAATTGACGACCAGGTAGACGGCGGTATGGTCAGCTTTGGCAATAAATTAAAGGTCGACCTTGCGGCTTATAAGTTCGGTACTGTTGCTACTGCCGACCTTAAGTCTGAGGATACCATTTACATGGCTAACCTGGGCTATGCCCTAAATGACAAAGCCAATGTCCGCGGCGCTTATTTCCATAATGATGATGGCGCTCAGCGAGATATTTTTGAAGTAGGCCTGGATTATAAGCTTGTTAACAATCTTGTGGTTTCCGGTGCTTATGCCAAGGAAGATGTGGATAAAAACGATTCCTACTTCGTAAAACTGGCCTACAAAGGCGCTGCCAAAAACGCGGCCGGCTCATATGGCGTATATGGCATGTACCGCGAAGTTAACCCTAATACCTATTTTGCACCAACCTTTGACCAGGATTTCGCCGGTAAAAACGGCGACGGCAAAGGCTATGAAGTGGGCTTTACCTATACACCGATGAAAAATGCACTTTTAACAACAACGTATACCGATCTTGACGGCCTTACAGACAAAAATGAAAACTCCAAATACTATCGGGCACAAGTAGAATTTTACTTCTAA
- a CDS encoding porin, whose product MKRQTALALAAVFSLSVAGTALAAPANPFVDVPAKHWAYDSVSKLAKAGVISGYGDGTYRGDRTLTRYEMAAIVGKALANSEKADAETQKELDALKTEFAAELNNLGVRVDSLEKKIDNVKITGEARIRYEDKEQKNIATFDDDGEITGWTNPKSKPLQLRTRLKVQGAINDDWTYVGRLQNTQDLKTGGIDANNEGKTELNWAYVNGPIGALDVTLGRFDATPAYGIALDDTIDGVQASFGNKLKVDIFAGRQDYVGDTKDDLYIANLGYAFSDKLNFKGAYFHLDPQDSDIDTGNLYEVGLDYQLTPNVNLAGAYLKSDADDENKGYFGQITYKGADRTAPKSFGAWVNYRDLEAGTLISTTLDYGAVQWDGKGYEVGFSYVPVKNARWTTSYTDLEGSYDSSQKAEYFLTKVDFYF is encoded by the coding sequence ATGAAAAGACAAACTGCCCTGGCTTTGGCCGCCGTATTCTCCCTGAGTGTAGCCGGTACCGCACTGGCAGCTCCTGCTAACCCCTTCGTGGACGTTCCTGCAAAACACTGGGCTTATGACTCGGTAAGCAAGCTGGCTAAAGCCGGTGTCATCTCCGGTTATGGCGATGGTACCTACAGAGGTGACAGAACCCTTACCCGTTATGAAATGGCCGCTATAGTCGGCAAAGCCCTGGCTAACAGCGAAAAGGCCGATGCAGAAACCCAAAAGGAACTGGATGCCCTGAAAACTGAGTTTGCTGCCGAACTCAACAACCTCGGCGTTCGGGTTGACAGCCTGGAAAAGAAAATTGACAATGTAAAAATCACCGGTGAAGCTCGTATCAGATATGAAGACAAAGAGCAAAAGAACATAGCAACTTTTGATGACGATGGTGAGATTACCGGTTGGACAAATCCTAAATCAAAACCCTTACAACTCCGTACCCGTTTAAAAGTACAAGGCGCCATCAATGATGACTGGACCTATGTTGGCCGTCTGCAAAATACCCAGGACTTAAAAACTGGTGGTATTGATGCCAATAACGAAGGCAAGACTGAACTTAACTGGGCTTATGTGAATGGCCCGATCGGTGCCTTGGACGTAACCCTGGGCCGTTTTGATGCAACACCTGCCTACGGTATCGCTCTGGACGACACGATTGACGGCGTGCAGGCCAGCTTTGGCAACAAGCTTAAAGTCGATATCTTTGCCGGCAGACAGGATTATGTCGGAGATACAAAAGATGACTTATATATTGCCAACCTCGGCTATGCCTTTAGTGACAAGCTGAACTTTAAAGGCGCTTATTTCCACCTGGACCCCCAAGACAGCGATATTGATACAGGCAATCTTTATGAAGTTGGTTTGGATTATCAGTTAACTCCTAACGTTAATCTTGCCGGTGCATACCTGAAGAGTGATGCGGATGACGAAAACAAAGGCTATTTTGGCCAGATTACCTACAAAGGTGCTGACCGCACTGCACCTAAGAGCTTTGGCGCCTGGGTTAACTACCGTGACCTCGAAGCAGGCACTCTGATTTCGACAACTTTGGATTATGGTGCAGTTCAATGGGATGGTAAAGGCTATGAAGTTGGTTTCAGCTATGTACCTGTGAAAAATGCAAGATGGACCACCAGCTATACCGACCTGGAAGGTTCTTATGACAGCTCACAAAAAGCTGAGTACTTCCTGACAAAAGTAGACTTCTACTTCTAA
- a CDS encoding pre-16S rRNA-processing nuclease YqgF, translating into MPADRVLAIDPGREKCGLAVVHREQGLIDKTIIATVDLPDRVATLAAAHNLTTVIIGDGTTTQTAQAVLAAITVKGQRLTIVPVNEYRSTDEARVRYWRCHPPRGLKRLLPTGMLVPPVPVDDFVAVILAERYFSGR; encoded by the coding sequence GTGCCTGCCGATCGCGTTTTGGCAATCGACCCGGGCCGGGAGAAATGCGGTCTGGCCGTCGTTCATAGAGAACAGGGGCTGATCGATAAAACCATTATCGCCACTGTTGACCTCCCTGATAGAGTAGCCACCCTGGCTGCAGCCCATAACCTGACAACCGTAATTATCGGCGACGGGACCACAACCCAAACCGCCCAGGCGGTCCTGGCGGCGATCACTGTGAAGGGGCAACGCCTGACGATCGTCCCTGTCAATGAGTACCGCTCCACCGATGAAGCCCGGGTACGGTACTGGCGCTGCCATCCGCCCCGGGGCCTGAAGCGCCTGCTGCCGACCGGCATGCTGGTGCCGCCGGTACCGGTAGATGACTTTGTGGCTGTTATCCTGGCCGAACGGTATTTTAGCGGCCGCTAA
- a CDS encoding S-layer homology domain-containing protein, whose amino-acid sequence MNKRLLKVAVTTALTVAFAVPAFANPFSDVPAKHWAYDAVGKLAQDGVITGYEDGTFKGDKTISRYEMASMVASAMQKNLDNDQKEIVDQLSKEFAAELTEMGIKVEALDKKVDKMVKISGDARVRYGASDNFDNTDFRARVSFDGKINDDLKFNARMTSGNLSYDADFSDQSSVKLDTANVTFDALGLTNTIGRQDLMLGNGFLHDSAMTGFAAEAGNLKAYIGNLKDSTKIYGAEYGLKLGAATVTADYANYDDGTNNETDVYGANVGIKLTNSVTALGEFYNFDNGSIDADAAAYGLKFNKLGLTALYRDVEAGANSPFSNIHNDIQNLKNESNGYKGLEVRYDRAIAKNTTLNLKYQDFEDQDGFELDGGARTQAAINVKF is encoded by the coding sequence ATGAACAAGAGACTTCTGAAAGTAGCAGTAACCACTGCTCTGACCGTGGCCTTCGCCGTACCGGCCTTTGCCAACCCGTTTTCTGATGTGCCGGCAAAACACTGGGCCTATGACGCTGTTGGCAAGCTGGCTCAAGACGGCGTGATCACAGGCTACGAAGACGGCACTTTTAAAGGTGACAAAACTATTTCCCGTTACGAAATGGCTTCCATGGTTGCTTCCGCTATGCAAAAAAACCTGGACAACGACCAAAAAGAAATCGTTGACCAGCTGTCCAAAGAATTTGCTGCTGAACTGACTGAAATGGGCATTAAAGTAGAAGCCCTGGATAAAAAAGTTGACAAAATGGTTAAAATCTCCGGTGATGCCCGTGTCCGTTACGGCGCCAGCGACAACTTTGATAACACAGACTTCCGGGCCCGTGTAAGCTTTGACGGCAAAATCAACGACGACCTGAAATTCAATGCCCGCATGACTAGCGGCAATCTGAGCTATGATGCCGACTTCTCCGACCAAAGCAGCGTTAAACTTGACACTGCCAACGTAACCTTTGATGCCCTTGGCCTGACCAATACTATTGGCCGTCAGGACCTGATGCTTGGCAACGGCTTCCTGCATGACTCAGCTATGACCGGTTTCGCTGCCGAAGCCGGCAACCTGAAGGCTTATATCGGTAACCTGAAAGACAGCACTAAAATCTATGGTGCCGAATATGGCTTGAAACTTGGTGCCGCTACTGTTACTGCCGACTATGCCAACTACGATGACGGCACAAACAACGAAACCGATGTTTATGGTGCCAATGTAGGAATTAAACTGACCAACAGCGTAACTGCTCTTGGCGAATTCTATAACTTTGACAATGGTTCCATCGATGCCGATGCAGCTGCCTATGGCCTTAAATTCAACAAACTGGGCCTGACTGCTCTGTATCGTGACGTGGAAGCCGGTGCTAATTCTCCGTTCTCCAATATCCACAACGATATTCAGAACCTGAAAAATGAAAGCAACGGCTACAAAGGTCTGGAAGTACGCTATGACCGTGCCATCGCTAAAAACACTACTCTGAACCTTAAATACCAGGACTTCGAAGATCAAGACGGTTTTGAACTTGACGGCGGCGCCCGTACCCAGGCTGCTATCAACGTTAAATTCTAA
- a CDS encoding DUF3084 domain-containing protein, whose translation MYGVVLIAIIAVMGGAIAYIGDKLGTKVGKKKLSIFGLRPKHTSIIVTIVTGILISALTLMFMTAVSWDVRTALFGMEELKAELVSLTTEVDSKSSELDRSRAELETKTAEYVAITAKVRENAERLAQSMAELDAVTAERDKTAAALSQLQSNYALAQKNLVKYQGDIQKLQATKTELDDRIAGLNTKMSELTTAQTALQSDVDRLNELTVSLKNGLQSVREGTVVFRTGEVLSTAVIDGGKPLAETTAALGVAVYRANLQILDTLDIAEQKLEVLWIARSEFDQAAALIAGTNQPVIVRISTVGNTVYGEPVIGRIELYPNHLVYNKGGVVYSEVVNAPANAQQAEEAVMLFLQKVNAAAVTQGILPDPIQGTVGSMSGSQLFEVVNRAKRYNGKIELTAEAKADTYTVGPLQIEIRIKSAF comes from the coding sequence ATGTACGGTGTAGTGCTTATTGCCATAATTGCGGTTATGGGCGGCGCCATCGCCTATATTGGTGACAAACTAGGTACTAAAGTAGGGAAGAAGAAACTCAGTATCTTCGGCCTCAGACCCAAGCACACTTCAATCATTGTGACCATAGTTACAGGGATTCTCATATCGGCACTTACCCTGATGTTTATGACCGCCGTATCCTGGGACGTCCGTACCGCGTTGTTTGGCATGGAAGAGCTCAAAGCTGAACTGGTATCCCTGACCACGGAAGTGGATTCTAAATCCAGCGAGCTGGATCGCAGCCGGGCTGAGCTGGAAACCAAAACCGCTGAATATGTGGCGATCACGGCCAAGGTTAGAGAGAATGCCGAACGTCTGGCGCAGAGTATGGCCGAACTTGATGCGGTTACGGCCGAGCGCGATAAGACCGCGGCGGCACTGAGCCAGCTGCAGTCCAATTATGCCTTAGCCCAGAAGAACCTGGTTAAGTATCAGGGGGATATTCAGAAGCTGCAGGCCACAAAAACAGAACTGGATGACCGGATCGCCGGTCTCAACACCAAAATGAGTGAGTTAACGACGGCGCAGACTGCCCTCCAAAGCGATGTGGACCGTTTGAATGAGTTGACTGTAAGTCTGAAAAACGGCCTGCAGAGCGTCCGGGAAGGGACGGTGGTCTTTAGAACCGGGGAGGTATTATCCACTGCGGTGATTGATGGCGGCAAGCCGCTGGCAGAGACCACGGCCGCCCTGGGGGTGGCGGTGTACAGAGCCAATCTGCAGATACTGGATACACTGGACATAGCTGAGCAAAAGCTGGAGGTGCTGTGGATTGCCCGCTCGGAGTTTGACCAGGCGGCCGCCCTGATTGCCGGCACCAACCAGCCGGTTATTGTCCGTATTTCCACTGTGGGCAATACGGTATACGGTGAACCGGTTATCGGCCGGATTGAGCTGTATCCGAACCATTTGGTATATAATAAAGGCGGAGTTGTTTACAGTGAGGTTGTCAACGCCCCGGCCAATGCCCAGCAGGCCGAGGAAGCGGTTATGCTCTTTTTGCAAAAGGTAAATGCCGCTGCTGTTACCCAGGGCATTCTGCCTGACCCGATCCAGGGAACTGTCGGCAGCATGAGCGGCTCCCAGCTCTTTGAGGTTGTGAACCGGGCCAAACGCTACAATGGCAAAATCGAGTTAACGGCCGAGGCTAAGGCCGACACCTATACGGTGGGGCCGCTGCAAATCGAGATCCGGATAAAAAGCGCCTTTTGA
- a CDS encoding LptF/LptG family permease, protein MRILDKYILKELLGPFFFGIAAFSSVFIGTSTLFRIAQYVTKYGASILTVTKLFFYSLPAIIVLTFPMSMLLAALLSFGRLSGSSEITAMRSGGLSFYRLAVPVMITALAVSGAAIVLNEEVVPAANAGYSNIVRYEIEKNTRPKSQEHIVVKDVNKAGQIERLTYAQNYMSDTNTLSKVSVQEFEDGRLVRLENAESAVWAADRWMMYNGTITDLSTEGRVTRTLKFTEQVMPITKNPTDISREQKKPDEMSMTELKQYIAVLKQEYAKTSNYEVELYQRIAIPMASFVFAMIGTPLGLSPNRSSSSIGLGLSIIIIFMYYAVLTVCTALGQGGAIPPLLAAWIPNIIGTLAGIYLIYKASR, encoded by the coding sequence ATGCGGATACTTGACAAATACATTCTAAAAGAGCTGCTGGGACCATTCTTTTTCGGCATTGCCGCATTTTCCAGCGTGTTTATCGGCACCAGCACCCTGTTTAGAATTGCTCAATATGTAACTAAATACGGGGCCTCGATCCTTACGGTAACCAAGCTGTTTTTCTACAGTCTGCCGGCGATTATCGTCTTAACCTTTCCCATGTCCATGCTGCTGGCGGCCCTGCTGTCTTTCGGCCGTTTGTCCGGCTCCAGCGAGATCACGGCCATGAGGTCCGGCGGGCTCAGTTTTTACCGGCTGGCTGTGCCGGTGATGATTACTGCCTTAGCAGTAAGCGGTGCTGCTATTGTCCTTAACGAAGAAGTAGTGCCGGCAGCCAATGCCGGTTATAGTAACATTGTGCGCTATGAGATCGAAAAAAATACCCGGCCTAAATCACAGGAGCACATTGTCGTTAAAGATGTTAATAAGGCAGGCCAGATTGAACGGTTAACCTATGCACAAAACTATATGTCAGATACCAACACCCTGAGTAAAGTCTCTGTTCAGGAATTTGAGGACGGCCGGCTGGTCAGGCTGGAAAATGCTGAGAGTGCAGTGTGGGCCGCTGACCGCTGGATGATGTATAATGGTACAATCACTGATCTTTCCACCGAGGGCCGGGTAACACGAACCCTTAAATTTACCGAGCAGGTAATGCCGATTACTAAAAATCCTACTGATATCTCGCGGGAACAAAAGAAGCCTGATGAGATGTCGATGACAGAACTCAAGCAGTATATAGCTGTTTTAAAACAGGAATATGCAAAAACAAGCAACTATGAAGTAGAACTGTACCAGCGGATAGCTATTCCGATGGCCAGTTTTGTCTTTGCCATGATTGGTACTCCCCTGGGGTTGTCTCCCAACAGGTCAAGCTCATCAATTGGCCTGGGCCTGAGTATTATCATTATCTTTATGTATTATGCTGTTCTGACGGTATGCACTGCCTTAGGACAGGGCGGAGCGATTCCGCCGTTGCTTGCGGCCTGGATACCGAATATCATCGGGACACTGGCCGGCATCTATTTAATCTATAAGGCATCGCGATAA
- the lptB gene encoding LPS export ABC transporter ATP-binding protein, whose amino-acid sequence MYIETRDLVKTFKTRNVVNGVSLRVEQGQIVGLLGANGAGKTTTFYMIVGLERPSSGQIFINGEEITHMPMYQRSRYGIGYLPQEASIFRKLSVEDNLMAILETTKLTRAEAVAKRESLLAEFHVDHVRQRLGSELSGGERRRVEIARALATDPAFILLDEPFAGVDPIAVADIQAIISYLKERGIGVLITDHNVRETLSIVDKAYILNEGQILIDGDSATIANSEVAKKYYLGHNFSM is encoded by the coding sequence ATGTATATCGAAACCCGCGATCTGGTAAAAACCTTTAAAACCCGCAATGTAGTCAACGGGGTCAGCCTGCGGGTCGAACAGGGGCAAATCGTTGGCCTGCTGGGAGCTAACGGGGCCGGCAAAACCACTACTTTTTATATGATTGTCGGTCTGGAGCGCCCCAGCAGCGGCCAGATTTTTATTAATGGCGAAGAAATTACCCATATGCCGATGTACCAGCGCTCCCGCTACGGGATCGGCTATTTGCCGCAGGAGGCTTCTATTTTCCGCAAGCTGTCGGTGGAGGACAACCTGATGGCTATTCTGGAAACAACTAAGCTCACCCGGGCGGAAGCTGTGGCCAAAAGGGAAAGCCTGCTGGCCGAGTTTCATGTTGATCATGTCCGCCAACGCCTGGGCTCGGAGCTGTCTGGCGGCGAACGGCGCCGGGTGGAGATTGCCCGGGCGCTGGCCACCGACCCGGCTTTTATTCTCCTGGATGAACCGTTTGCCGGTGTTGACCCGATTGCCGTGGCTGATATTCAGGCCATTATCAGTTATCTGAAAGAACGGGGTATTGGCGTGCTGATTACCGACCATAATGTTCGGGAAACCCTCAGTATTGTCGATAAAGCCTATATTCTCAACGAAGGACAAATCCTGATTGACGGCGACAGTGCGACCATTGCCAACAGTGAAGTTGCGAAAAAATATTATCTTGGTCACAACTTCAGCATGTAA
- a CDS encoding LptA/OstA family protein, whose product MINIKRISWPAAVAMLLALLVSTGSLMALAAAPAANTPVEIAAESIEYDAASGLMTATGGVRITQGQAVMTGDRAQYNTKSQEGHLTGGVQAVSQDATLTAAEVKTYNNNTRLVAWGGAVLTKGEQRLTGPRIEYITTTQYALVPENAKIEMPDGTMTANKIEAFIPENRATGTGSVHIVSPARKLDAIADTATYYGEPQGQSKVVLSGNARAVQDGNILTGETLTLHLDEKAMGAQGRTKLVITPQ is encoded by the coding sequence ATGATAAACATAAAACGGATTTCCTGGCCGGCAGCCGTAGCCATGCTCCTGGCGCTGCTGGTAAGTACCGGCAGCCTGATGGCCCTGGCGGCGGCGCCGGCAGCTAACACCCCGGTGGAGATTGCGGCTGAGTCCATCGAATATGACGCCGCCAGCGGCCTGATGACGGCCACCGGCGGTGTCCGGATTACCCAGGGGCAGGCGGTAATGACCGGGGACCGGGCCCAGTACAATACCAAAAGTCAGGAGGGGCATCTTACCGGCGGTGTACAGGCCGTCAGCCAGGATGCCACATTGACGGCGGCAGAGGTCAAAACCTATAATAATAATACCCGGCTGGTTGCCTGGGGAGGGGCGGTGCTGACAAAAGGCGAGCAACGGCTTACAGGTCCGCGGATTGAATATATTACGACCACGCAATATGCCCTGGTCCCGGAAAATGCTAAAATTGAAATGCCTGACGGCACTATGACGGCCAACAAAATTGAAGCCTTCATCCCTGAGAACAGGGCGACCGGCACCGGCTCCGTTCACATTGTCAGCCCGGCGCGCAAGCTTGATGCCATCGCCGATACGGCAACCTATTATGGCGAGCCCCAAGGGCAGAGCAAAGTGGTGCTCAGCGGCAATGCCCGTGCCGTCCAGGACGGCAATATTCTGACCGGGGAAACCCTGACCCTGCACCTGGATGAAAAAGCGATGGGCGCCCAGGGACGTACCAAACTGGTCATAACCCCGCAGTAA
- the lptC gene encoding LPS export ABC transporter periplasmic protein LptC — MKKNYLIIICVIVILAGGLYYLLAGPDGDQAADPQTPAQPAANLTFAGSSIIEEQDGRRLWELSADTIEAEPDGKIVYLHNLKGVFYQENGEKMEIIAKRAVLDAKTRDISMEGDIRATASDGAVFTAPAASWGGEPKLFTGTGGVTLIRGDTVITGDKILTDDKLEKIKVLGKARVLTGGKTE; from the coding sequence ATGAAAAAAAACTATCTGATTATTATTTGTGTCATTGTTATTCTGGCCGGGGGGCTCTATTATCTGTTGGCGGGACCGGACGGTGATCAGGCCGCCGATCCCCAGACCCCGGCGCAACCGGCCGCGAATCTAACCTTTGCCGGCAGCTCAATTATTGAGGAGCAGGACGGCAGGCGGTTATGGGAACTTAGTGCCGATACCATTGAGGCTGAACCTGACGGCAAAATAGTCTATTTACACAACCTGAAAGGCGTGTTTTATCAGGAAAACGGAGAAAAGATGGAGATCATTGCCAAGCGGGCCGTCCTTGATGCCAAGACCCGGGACATTTCCATGGAGGGCGATATCAGGGCCACCGCCAGTGACGGCGCCGTATTTACCGCCCCGGCCGCCAGCTGGGGTGGGGAACCCAAGCTGTTTACCGGTACCGGCGGTGTCACCTTAATCCGCGGCGATACGGTGATTACCGGCGACAAGATCCTGACAGACGACAAGCTGGAAAAAATTAAAGTGCTCGGTAAGGCCAGGGTACTCACAGGAGGGAAGACAGAATGA
- a CDS encoding lysophospholipid acyltransferase family protein, translated as MPHEWQYCIWKGASRLACLLPHRVLLTAGSWLGRLYYRLAGKQRRRALRQITERLNLTAPAAETIIKSSFIKLSQTFLEVLHMPALNQANINNYVTFENRHYLEAALARQQGVVFLTGHLGNWEWFGAALALAGFPVADIVKNQPNDQHTRILNEHRQLFGIELFASGTGEIIGAARALKQGKLLAFFGDQDAGREGVFVDFLGKPAATHLGPAVFARRFKAPVVPGFIVRNADGTHRILLQPPVYYEDTGNPDADLYNLTERLTKIIEAAVRTYPDEWLWFKKRWNTEVKSP; from the coding sequence ATGCCGCATGAATGGCAATATTGCATCTGGAAAGGCGCGAGCCGCCTGGCCTGCCTGCTGCCGCACCGGGTTCTGCTTACTGCCGGCAGCTGGCTGGGCCGGCTCTATTACCGGCTGGCCGGCAAGCAGCGGCGCCGGGCTCTCAGGCAGATTACAGAACGTCTCAACCTGACAGCGCCGGCGGCGGAAACCATCATCAAAAGCTCGTTTATCAAGTTAAGCCAGACCTTTCTCGAAGTACTCCATATGCCTGCTTTGAATCAGGCGAATATCAATAACTATGTAACGTTTGAGAATCGCCACTACCTGGAAGCAGCCCTGGCCCGGCAACAAGGGGTTGTCTTTTTGACCGGCCATCTGGGCAACTGGGAGTGGTTCGGCGCCGCTCTGGCCCTGGCCGGGTTTCCGGTGGCCGACATCGTGAAAAACCAGCCCAACGACCAGCATACCCGGATCCTCAATGAACACCGGCAGCTGTTCGGCATTGAGCTGTTTGCCAGCGGCACCGGCGAGATCATCGGCGCGGCCAGGGCGCTAAAACAAGGCAAACTGCTGGCCTTTTTCGGTGATCAGGATGCCGGCCGGGAAGGCGTGTTTGTCGATTTTTTGGGTAAGCCGGCCGCAACCCATCTGGGGCCTGCCGTCTTTGCCCGCAGGTTTAAAGCCCCGGTAGTGCCCGGCTTTATTGTCCGGAACGCCGACGGGACGCACCGGATCCTGCTGCAGCCGCCTGTTTACTATGAAGATACCGGCAATCCCGATGCCGATCTATATAACCTGACAGAACGTTTGACCAAAATCATTGAAGCAGCGGTCAGAACCTACCCTGATGAATGGTTGTGGTTTAAAAAGCGCTGGAATACAGAGGTGAAGTCGCCTTGA
- a CDS encoding KdsC family phosphatase, with amino-acid sequence MDSIVWAKKIKLLIFDVDGVLTSGHIIFGAEGETVKEFYAQDGLGISLAHKAGLKTAIITGRESEMVRRRGAELKIGDVYQGAMDKVTALQELVAKYGLALEEIAYVGDDINDLPVMLRIGLPCAVGNAVPEVRAAAKYITSRQGGSGAVREVIEHILKAQGLWDNLIQQYMKPERFTISQ; translated from the coding sequence ATGGATAGTATAGTATGGGCCAAAAAAATCAAATTGCTGATCTTTGACGTTGACGGCGTTTTGACCAGCGGCCATATTATCTTTGGCGCCGAAGGCGAAACCGTCAAGGAATTTTACGCGCAGGACGGCCTTGGTATCTCCCTGGCCCACAAAGCCGGGCTTAAAACCGCTATCATTACCGGCCGCGAGAGTGAAATGGTGCGCCGGCGCGGGGCCGAACTAAAAATCGGCGATGTTTACCAGGGGGCGATGGACAAAGTAACCGCCCTGCAGGAGCTTGTGGCCAAATACGGGCTGGCGTTAGAGGAGATTGCCTATGTGGGCGATGACATCAACGACCTGCCGGTCATGCTCCGGATTGGTCTGCCCTGTGCGGTTGGCAATGCTGTGCCGGAGGTCAGGGCCGCGGCGAAATATATAACCAGCCGGCAGGGCGGCAGCGGTGCGGTGCGTGAGGTGATTGAGCACATCCTGAAAGCCCAGGGCCTGTGGGACAACCTGATCCAGCAGTATATGAAACCGGAACGATTTACTATAAGTCAATAA